In a single window of the Oryctolagus cuniculus chromosome 9, mOryCun1.1, whole genome shotgun sequence genome:
- the C9H12orf60 gene encoding LOW QUALITY PROTEIN: uncharacterized protein C12orf60 homolog (The sequence of the model RefSeq protein was modified relative to this genomic sequence to represent the inferred CDS: substituted 1 base at 1 genomic stop codon) — protein MSSELEKDKERLVQAATTFFYHIXDLSSSINAFTELCNHSVNTQIPSLPVKEDITIKDLCEQMLSVFKEVQSAVDAQYSDMQKEPICSKVAATMCCLAEKSANVKDLQQSAKDMLRNVHSPVLVSALKNSNVLGSLESSLSLLMKSPIMSLQLSDFHREDTKEQPDAAASEKTMSPSKATAIDTLKKLQDALKTENADNPIGSAADHLEHIVKTMEPTIAVLQKSRKAMEMGTSVFKKVDGK, from the coding sequence ATGTCTTCAGAGTTAGAAAAGGATAAGGAGAGGCTAGTTCAAGCTGCCACAACATTCTTCTATCATATATGAGATCTTTCTTCCTCCATAAATGCATTTACTGAGTTGTGCAACCACAGTGTGAATACTCAGATCCCCTCACTGCCTGTGAAAGAAGACATTACTATCAAAGATCTATGTGAACAAATGCTCAGCGTTTTTAAGGAGGTGCAGTCTGCAGTGGATGCACAATATAGTGATATGCAGAAGGAGCCTATATGTTCCAAGGTTGCAGCAACTATGTGCTGCTTGGCTGAGAAGAGTGCCAATGTGAAAGATTTGCAACAGTCAGCTAAAGACATGCTACGAAACGTCCACTCACCAGTCCTTGTCTCTGCACTGAAAAATAGTAATGTCCTGGGGAGTTTGGAGTCTTCTCTTTCCCTATTGATGAAATCCCCCATCATGAGTCTTCAGTTAAGTGACTTCCACAGAGAAGACACCAAAGAGCAACCAGATGCCGCTGCTTCTGAGAAAACAATGAGTCCTTCTAAAGCCACTGCAATAGACACTTTGAAAAAGCTGCAAGATGCACTGAAAACTGAGAATGCCGACAATCCCATAGGGTCAGCAGCAGATCATTTGGAACATATTGTCAAGACTATGGAACCAACCATAGCGGTCCTTCAAAAATCCAGAAAGGCTATGGAAATGGGTACTTCTGTGTTTAAGAAAGTAGATGGCAAGTAG
- the ART4 gene encoding ecto-ADP-ribosyltransferase 4 yields the protein MRIFLLKGQLPLLLLLSGLQRSTKSSEVAIKINFDLAPDSFDDQYQGCSKQVMEELSQGDYFMKELQAHKNYSRVWQKAHLTWLNLAKALPENMTITHAVAILVYTLNSNVRSDFMRAMTSVARTPQQYEHSFHFKYLHYYLTSAVQLLRKEMVMKNNSLCYEVHHGTKDVYFEAYIGAIVRFGQFLYTSLLREEAQKFGNQTLFTILTCLGAPVQDFSLKKEVLIPPYELFEVTNMSYYPGGYWVQLRSAGNLSTYNCQLLKDSSKKYTPTPIVNIFLFFLTSVIFPLLNGI from the exons ATGAGAATCTTTCTCCTTAAGGGGCAGCTgcccctcctgctgctccttTCTGGCCTGCAGAGATCCACAAAGAGTTCTGAG GTTGCAATTAAAATCAACTTTGACTTGGCACCAGATTCCTTTGATGATCAATACCAAGGCTGTAGCAAACAGGTCATGGAGGAGTTAAGTCAAGGAGATTATTTCATGAAAGAGCTGCAAGCCCATAAGAACTACTCCAGGGTATGGCAAAAAGCCCACTTAACCTGGCTGAACCTAGCAAAAGCTCTCCCCGAGAACATGACTATTACACATGCTGTGGCCATCTTGGTTTATACATTGAACAGCAATGTTCGCTCTGACTTTATGAGGGCCATGACCAGTGTTGCCAGGACTCCACAGCAGTATGAACATTCGTTCCATTTCAAATATCTACACTACTACCTGACCTCAGCAGTCCAGCTGCTGAGGAAAGAGATGGTCATGAAGAACAACAGTCTGTGTTATGAGGTGCATCATGGCACCAAGGATGTCTACTTTGAGGCCTACATAGGGGCCATCGTTCGATTTGGCCAATTCCTCTACACCTCCCTCTTAAGAGAAGAAGCACAGAAGTTTGGAAACCAAACACTATTTACCATACTGACTTGCCTGGGTGCACCTGTACAAGACTTCTCCCTCAAGAAAGAAGTCCTAATACCTCCCTATGAGTTGTTTGAGGTCACAAATATGAGCTACTATCCAGGAGGATACTGGGTGCAATTGCGGTCAGCTGGGAATCTGAGCACATATAACTGCCAGCTGctaaaag attCCAGCAAGAAGTACACCCCTACTCCtatagttaatatttttcttttctttttgaccaGTGTCATCTTCCCCCTCCTAAATGGGATATAA